A window of Ammospiza nelsoni isolate bAmmNel1 chromosome 19, bAmmNel1.pri, whole genome shotgun sequence contains these coding sequences:
- the LOC132082005 gene encoding melanin-concentrating hormone receptor 1-like encodes MAPGNSSRNFSAPEAQNGSVAERPAPHTNVIMPSLFSIICFLGIMGNLIVIFTIIKKKKLRCKQTVPDIFIFNLSIVDLLFLLGMPFLIHQLLGNGSWYFGAPLCTIITALDTNSQITSTNILTVMTLDRYLATVYPLKSTYVRTPCVAALVICLVWLLSFLTIIPVWMYAGLMPLEDGTVRCALLLPNPETDVYWFTLYQFMLAFAVPLVIICVVYFKILQHMATTVVPLPQRSLRVRTKKVTRMAVAICSAFFICWAPFYILQLVHLGIDTPSMAFFYAYNFAISLGYANSCLNPFLYIALSETFKRQFLVAIRPAKEPCRKSSSANNNSMTEASVCLKLAPESTQQTQFQEDFSPRSLPVTVAVH; translated from the exons ATGGCCCCCGGCAACTCCTCCCGCAACTTCTCGGCGCCGGAGGCTCAGAACGGCTCCG TAGCAGAGAGGCCAGCACCACACACCAATGTGATCATGCCCAGTCTCTTCAGCATCATCTGCTTCTTGGGCATCATGGGGAACCTCATTGTGATCTTCACTATCatcaagaagaagaagctgagatGCAAGCAGACCGTGCCTGATATTTTCATCTTCAACCTCTCCATTGTGgacctcctcttcctcttggGCATGCCCTTCCTCATCCACCAGCTCTTAGGCAACGGCTCGTGGTACTTTGGAGCTCCCCTGTGCACCATCATCACCGCCCTGGACACCAACAGCCAGATCACCAGCACCAACATCCTCACAGTGATGACACTGGACCGTTACCTGGCCACCGTGTACCCCCTCAAGTCCACCTACGTCCGGACGCCGTGTGTGGCCGCTCTCGTCATCTGCCTGGTGTGGCTGCTGTCCTTCCTGACCATCATCCCCGTGTGGATGTACGCAGGCCTCATGCCCCTGGAGGACGGCACCGTGCGCTGCGCTCTCCTGCTCCCCAACCCAGAGACCGACGTCTACTGGTTCACCCTCTACCAGTTCATGCTGGCCTTTGCTGTGCCCTTGGTCATCATCTGCGTGGTCTATTTCAAGATCCTCCAGCACATGGCCACCACCGTGGTGCCGCTGCCTCAGAGGAGCCTCCGGGTGCGTACCAAGAAAGTCACCAGAATGGCAGTCGCCATCTGCTCCGCCTTTTTCATTTGCTGGGCTCCCTTCTACATCCTGCAGCTCGTTCACCTGGGCATCGACACCCCATCCATGGCCTTCTTTTACGCCTACAACTTTGCCATTAGCTTGGGCTACGCCAACAGCTGCCTCAACCCCTTCCTGTACATCGCCCTCAGCGAGACCTTCAAGCGCCAGTTCTTGGTGGCCATTCGCCCCGCCAAAGAGCCCTGCcgcaagagcagctctgccaacaACAACAGCATGACAGAGGCCAGCGTGTGCCTGAAGCTGGCTCCAGAATCCACCCAGCAGACTCAGTTCCAGGAGGACTTTTCCCCACGCTCGCTGCCGGTGACTGTGGCTGTTCACTAG